In a single window of the Actinomycetota bacterium genome:
- the treS gene encoding maltose alpha-D-glucosyltransferase — translation MAERPVDWYRDAVIYEIHVRAFRDSTGDGVGDFPGLIEKLDYLVDLGVDTLWLLPFYPSPLRDDGYDIADYTGVHPDYGTRDDVVRLIDEAHARGLRVITELVINHTSDQHPWFRRAIAAPPDSPERDFYVWSDTPERYGDVRVIFSDFENSNWAWHPEAGAYYWHRFYSHQPDLNFDNPLVADALFGVLDDWAALGVDGFRLDAVPYLFERDGTNGENLPETHDFLRRLRAHLDRAHPGVMLLAEANQWPEDAAAYFGDGDECHMNFHFPLMPRLYMAAAQEDRFSIVDILDQTPELPDPCQWAMFLRNHDELTLEMVTDDERDAMYRAYAADPRMRVNLGIRRRLAPLLGNDRRLIELMNSLLFSLPGTPVIYYGDEIGMGDNIYLGDRNGVRTPMQWSPDRNAGFSEANPQRLYLPVVIDPEFHYETVNVEAQMANPRSLWWWMKRMIALRRRHPVLGRGRLEMLHPDNTKVLAFVRHDDNERLLVVANLSRHPQPCSLDLSPWAGLTPVELTDGTAFPWIGDGDYPLTLGPHECFWFSLEARPQHLRPSGPEPAVSGDGPELVRLQVHETWTDVLAPPHLRRLEPVLAQHLLWWHPGELAASPIEKLSVLDALDVDAGVLLIARVERADGTVSDHVVSLAFVNDEEGNVLVEHDRAAAFAHLDVISKRRRSGMLVDATRLPAFASRLLALTARAQLVEGSTGVLTGRPEAPLLPHAVTRGPRRVELLPATVVRAGPSHTSLRYGDSVIAKVQHRLGTGELDALLGRAGAERPAPVPTLAGTLEYKPDAGGPARTVMIAQCIVPGAVDAWFATLDELARFAERAMADPPRDISAEQGRWLSPIELATQIPEGAGDLLGPFGVTFEQIGRRLLELHQALAAVPGQSTIRLGALDRRSTYQSLRNTARQGLRAAGRRARELPDRLGERVVALAGQEASLLDKLLPLREPGFEILIARTHGNAHLGQVLLSGGDATFVDLASANGESLERLRMRPPIRDVAGVLISIEHASAHTLRQQTERGVVEQGSAAYTDLRGWLASWSRWAGALVVRGWIEEPGARSFGADRPQELATLLDAFVVERAVQELLDALGRRPVWIEVPLQTLERLANPD, via the coding sequence ATGGCGGAACGGCCCGTCGACTGGTACCGAGACGCGGTCATCTACGAGATCCACGTCCGCGCGTTCCGCGATTCGACCGGTGACGGCGTGGGCGACTTCCCCGGCCTGATCGAGAAACTCGACTACCTGGTCGATCTCGGCGTCGACACGCTGTGGCTGCTGCCGTTCTACCCCTCGCCGCTGCGCGACGACGGCTACGACATCGCCGACTACACCGGCGTGCACCCCGACTACGGCACGCGCGACGACGTCGTGCGCCTGATCGACGAGGCACACGCGCGGGGGCTGCGGGTGATCACCGAGCTGGTCATCAACCACACCTCCGACCAGCACCCCTGGTTCCGTCGCGCGATCGCCGCACCGCCGGACAGCCCAGAGCGCGACTTCTACGTGTGGTCCGACACGCCGGAGCGCTACGGCGACGTGCGGGTGATCTTCTCGGACTTCGAGAACTCCAACTGGGCGTGGCATCCCGAGGCCGGCGCCTACTACTGGCACCGCTTCTACTCCCACCAGCCGGACCTCAACTTCGACAACCCGCTCGTCGCCGACGCACTGTTCGGCGTGCTCGACGACTGGGCCGCGCTCGGCGTCGACGGCTTCCGCCTCGACGCGGTGCCCTACCTGTTCGAGCGCGATGGCACGAACGGCGAGAACCTCCCCGAGACCCACGACTTCCTCCGCCGGCTGCGGGCACACCTCGACCGCGCCCACCCCGGGGTGATGCTGCTCGCCGAGGCGAACCAGTGGCCGGAGGACGCGGCCGCCTACTTCGGCGACGGCGACGAGTGCCACATGAACTTCCACTTTCCGCTGATGCCACGGCTCTACATGGCCGCCGCGCAGGAGGACCGCTTCTCGATCGTCGACATCCTCGACCAGACGCCAGAGCTGCCCGACCCGTGCCAGTGGGCGATGTTCCTGCGCAACCACGACGAGCTGACGCTCGAGATGGTCACCGACGACGAGCGTGACGCGATGTACCGCGCCTACGCGGCCGACCCGCGCATGCGCGTCAACCTCGGCATCCGCCGCCGGCTCGCCCCGTTGCTCGGCAACGACCGCCGGTTGATCGAGCTGATGAACAGCCTGCTGTTCTCGCTGCCGGGGACACCGGTCATCTACTACGGCGACGAGATCGGCATGGGCGACAACATCTACCTCGGCGACCGCAACGGCGTGCGCACGCCGATGCAGTGGTCGCCAGACCGCAATGCCGGCTTCAGCGAGGCCAATCCCCAACGGTTGTACCTGCCGGTGGTGATCGATCCCGAGTTCCACTACGAGACGGTCAACGTCGAGGCGCAGATGGCCAACCCGCGCTCGCTGTGGTGGTGGATGAAGCGCATGATCGCCCTGCGCCGACGGCACCCCGTCCTCGGACGCGGCCGACTCGAGATGCTGCACCCGGACAACACCAAGGTGCTCGCGTTCGTGCGCCACGACGACAACGAGCGACTGCTCGTCGTCGCGAACCTCTCCCGCCATCCCCAACCGTGCAGCCTCGACCTGTCGCCATGGGCCGGCCTCACCCCGGTCGAGCTCACCGACGGCACGGCCTTCCCCTGGATCGGCGACGGCGACTACCCACTTACCCTCGGTCCGCACGAGTGCTTCTGGTTCTCCTTGGAGGCGAGGCCCCAGCACCTGCGCCCTTCCGGTCCGGAACCGGCGGTGAGCGGCGACGGGCCCGAGCTCGTCCGGTTGCAGGTGCACGAGACGTGGACCGACGTCCTTGCTCCGCCCCACCTGCGACGCCTGGAGCCCGTTCTCGCCCAGCACCTGCTCTGGTGGCATCCCGGCGAGCTCGCTGCCTCGCCGATCGAGAAACTGTCGGTGCTCGACGCGCTCGACGTAGACGCCGGGGTGCTGCTCATCGCCCGCGTCGAGCGAGCCGACGGGACGGTCAGCGACCACGTCGTCTCCTTGGCCTTCGTGAACGACGAGGAGGGCAACGTCCTCGTCGAGCACGACCGCGCGGCGGCCTTCGCGCACCTCGACGTGATTTCCAAGAGACGGCGCAGCGGCATGCTCGTCGACGCGACGCGCCTACCCGCGTTCGCCAGCCGCCTTCTCGCGCTCACCGCTCGCGCCCAGCTGGTGGAGGGCAGCACCGGAGTGCTCACCGGTCGGCCCGAGGCGCCGCTCTTGCCCCACGCCGTCACCCGTGGACCGCGCCGCGTCGAGTTGCTGCCGGCCACCGTGGTGCGGGCCGGCCCATCGCACACCTCGCTGCGCTACGGCGACTCGGTGATCGCGAAGGTCCAGCACCGCCTCGGCACCGGCGAGCTCGACGCGCTCCTCGGGCGGGCCGGCGCCGAGAGACCGGCTCCGGTGCCCACTCTGGCGGGAACGCTGGAGTACAAGCCCGACGCCGGCGGGCCGGCGCGCACGGTGATGATCGCGCAGTGCATCGTGCCCGGTGCGGTCGACGCCTGGTTCGCGACCCTCGATGAGCTGGCGCGGTTCGCCGAGCGCGCCATGGCCGACCCGCCGCGTGACATCTCCGCGGAGCAGGGTCGCTGGCTCTCCCCGATCGAGCTGGCCACTCAGATCCCCGAGGGTGCGGGCGATCTGCTCGGACCGTTCGGCGTCACCTTCGAACAGATCGGGCGGAGGCTGCTGGAGCTGCACCAGGCGCTGGCCGCGGTGCCCGGCCAGTCGACGATCCGCCTGGGTGCGCTCGACCGGCGCAGCACCTACCAGTCACTTCGCAACACCGCCCGCCAAGGCCTGCGCGCTGCGGGCCGCCGCGCGCGCGAGCTGCCCGACCGCCTCGGTGAGCGCGTCGTCGCGCTCGCGGGCCAGGAGGCGTCGCTGCTCGACAAGCTGCTCCCGCTGCGCGAGCCCGGGTTCGAGATCCTGATCGCCCGCACGCACGGCAACGCGCACCTCGGCCAGGTTCTGCTGTCGGGCGGCGACGCCACGTTCGTCGACCTCGCGAGCGCCAACGGCGAGAGCCTCGAGCGCCTGCGCATGCGCCCCCCGATCCGCGACGTGGCCGGGGTCCTGATCAGCATCGAACACGCCTCGGCGCACACGTTGCGCCAGCAGACCGAGCGCGGCGTCGTCGAGCAGGGTTCCGCGGCGTACACCGATCTACGCGGATGGCTGGCCTCGTGGTCACGCTGGGCGGGCGCGTTGGTCGTGCGCGGCTGGATCGAGGAGCCCGGGGCCCGGTCGTTCGGCGCCGACCGACCGCAGGAGCTCGCGACCCTGTTGGACGCGTTCGTCGTCGAGCGCGCGGTGCAAGAACTGCTCGACGCGCTGGGCCGACGCCCGGTGTGGATCGAGGTGCCGCTGCAGACCCTGGAGCGCTTGGCCAACCCCGACTGA
- a CDS encoding NAD(P)/FAD-dependent oxidoreductase: MAEHDAIVVGSGPNGLVAAVTLAAAGWKVLVLEAAPRPGGGTRSAELIRPEVVHDICSAIHPLGIASPALRELPLQAHGLEWVHPELPLAHPLDGGRAALQHRCVGDTAAGLGADAAAYRRLYGPLADAGFDLTDGVLSPLRVPPKHPVALARFGLLGLRSAAGLARRRFEGVEAQALLAGLGAHSVLSLSTPLTAAYGLMLGTLGHTVGWPVARGGSQRIADALVSLLVERGGRVECGVRVGLLDELAPSRAVLLDVSPRQAVAIAGHRLPRRYVERLGRFRHGPGVFKLDWVLDGPVPWTNPDVARAASVHVGGSLEQIAAAEDEVARGRIPERPFVLLAQPSAFDPTRARGGEHVLWGYCHVPARSGVDMTAAIEAQIERFAPGFRDRVVGRHAMGPAALEDHDANLVGGDVTGGAGDLRQVFARPTLGLHPWATPVRGLYLCSASTPPGGGVHGMCGWHAANEVLRRDPD, translated from the coding sequence GTGGCCGAACACGATGCGATCGTGGTGGGTTCGGGCCCGAACGGGCTCGTCGCCGCGGTGACGTTGGCCGCGGCCGGGTGGAAGGTGCTCGTGCTCGAAGCCGCGCCGCGCCCCGGCGGCGGCACCCGTTCGGCCGAGCTGATCCGTCCCGAGGTGGTGCACGACATCTGCTCGGCGATCCACCCGCTCGGCATCGCCTCCCCGGCGCTGCGGGAGCTGCCGTTGCAGGCGCACGGGCTGGAGTGGGTGCATCCCGAACTGCCGCTCGCGCACCCTCTCGACGGCGGCCGCGCCGCGCTCCAGCACCGTTGCGTCGGCGACACCGCGGCCGGGCTCGGCGCCGACGCCGCCGCCTACCGCCGCCTCTACGGCCCGCTGGCCGACGCCGGATTCGACCTGACCGACGGCGTGCTGAGCCCGTTGCGGGTGCCCCCGAAGCACCCCGTCGCGCTGGCCCGGTTCGGTCTGCTCGGTTTGCGCTCTGCTGCCGGGCTCGCCCGCCGGCGCTTCGAGGGGGTCGAGGCGCAGGCGCTGCTCGCCGGGCTCGGGGCCCACTCGGTGCTGTCGTTGAGCACGCCGCTCACCGCGGCGTACGGGTTGATGCTCGGCACGCTCGGCCACACCGTCGGCTGGCCGGTGGCGCGCGGTGGGTCACAACGCATCGCCGACGCGCTCGTGTCGCTGCTCGTGGAGCGCGGCGGCCGGGTGGAGTGCGGTGTGCGGGTGGGTTTGCTCGACGAGCTGGCGCCGTCGCGCGCTGTGCTGCTCGACGTGTCACCCCGCCAGGCGGTGGCGATCGCCGGCCATCGGCTGCCGCGCAGGTATGTGGAGCGCCTCGGCCGGTTCCGTCACGGCCCGGGGGTGTTCAAGCTCGACTGGGTGCTGGACGGCCCGGTGCCGTGGACGAACCCCGACGTCGCCCGGGCTGCGAGCGTCCACGTCGGGGGCTCCCTCGAACAGATCGCCGCCGCCGAGGACGAGGTCGCGCGCGGTCGCATCCCCGAGCGGCCGTTCGTGCTGCTCGCCCAGCCGAGCGCGTTCGATCCCACCCGCGCCCGGGGCGGTGAGCACGTGCTGTGGGGCTACTGCCACGTGCCCGCTCGATCGGGCGTGGACATGACCGCCGCGATCGAGGCTCAGATCGAGCGCTTCGCCCCGGGCTTTCGGGACCGGGTGGTCGGCCGCCACGCGATGGGCCCGGCGGCGCTCGAGGACCACGACGCGAACCTCGTCGGCGGCGACGTCACCGGCGGCGCCGGTGACCTGCGTCAGGTGTTCGCCCGCCCGACGCTCGGCCTGCACCCGTGGGCGACGCCGGTGCGCGGCCTGTACCTGTGCTCTGCTTCGACCCCGCCCGGTGGCGGCGTGCACGGCATGTGCGGATGGCACGCCGCCAACGAAGTCCTCCGCCGCGACCCCGACTGA